AGTCcctaaaacgaaaacaatattaaaaaagtccttttttcccaattttgtaaatttttatatttggaaGCATTTTTTTTGCCAAGGACTTGTAAATAAAGCACTAGTTGTTTATAGCTCTATGTGATCTACCAACCACAGCTATtgtctaattaattaaaggTAAATAGGTACGTCTAATTCAAATTATACCTATATGatgcttttcaaaattttccttttgccgaagagttttttaaacaataatatatacaaATAAAGTCTCGATTTTTTCCCTTAAGACAGTCGTTACTTCGATCTGAGCAGAATATGGCTGTTTCGAATTGATACTGCACATACCTTTCAAAATCATTATCGTGCgattaaaaaagtgaaaattacgTTAAGgataacgattttaaaaccaGGTGAGCGTTAAAATAGAACTTCTACATTCGTTAAAAAACAAGCAACCCACAACTAAGACTTAAGAAAATTAGCAACAAAAGAAATTCGAAACATTTTGTAATATATGCACttaaattagtaatatttgCCCTAACCTGGTAAAACACTGGCACATTTCTATTAGCGTAACAGAAAATTACGTGATGATGGTAACAGTTTTAGTGATATTCTTTTAATTGTGATGTACTTTATGCCACATTATTTTAATGGGGTTCTGCAAGTACCATGTGATGACTGGGTACCTTATAATAGACACTAAAATTAAGTCAGtatagaaacaaatatttttcaaaaaacattcACAAACAGCGTCTTATAGATTATTGCGTTTTTAAAGTCTTTTATTTGATGTGTacttttgttcttttttaaattttaatatttataaacatttaattaagtCTGCTGATAACGCGGCTGTTAGTACCAGCATCACTAACATAGTGAAACATATCTGATGATGATATCTCGGTAGACACACAAATATTGTACTTAAGTAAATAATCGTAAATTATCAGtttcaacaattttatatACTTTATCTCTAAagtgtataaaattaaaatttcgtttctAGAAGACGAGTTGGCAACAGCGCATATCCAATCACATGACCGTAGGCGAGGTCCTTTTATATAGGCTAAAATCGCTTATATTACACGgtgaaacaatttaatattattattacatttggTGTTTGCCGTTATATATTTGTGAAGAAGCTTACACGCAGTGGAACCCGATTGCAGCCACACTAATTAATTAGATAACAAAAACGTTTATAACAAGTAATATACAGTTTttcaataacacatttttgtttaaaaacgcAGCAAATTAGAATCATTGCAAGCTGCAGCAGGCAGCTCGGTGCGGCAACTCTCCTGTATGAGACGCCGGCTTCACCTCTACCTCTTTCTGAAGGTAGAAAAACGCCTCATTTTGCCCGTACTTGCTTTCGTAAACCTCAATCTCTTCGTCACCTTCCTTTATGCTATCAGTCCTACATTTATCACAACTTTTACCGTCAGCGCATACTTTGTTAGTTTCGTAATTATTAATGTCTTTCGATAAATCACAGTTTTTTGAGACATCCGATAAATCGTTCTCCCAAAACTCCAGCAGATCGTTTTCATCCTTAGTATTATCTGAAGAAAACAAAGTAATTTCCTCTTCTTCAACGTCTTCCGAATCAGAGACTAGCTGATCGCAGAAttccttttgaatttccaaaggaCTTTTAAGGATCTCAACTTCTGGGGTGGCTTCCCTCGTTTTGGTCATCCACTCCTTGACCGCTTCAGTGATCGGATACAGTTTCGTATCGCTTTGTTCATGTTCCGCTGGAGTTTGGGGACGAATTGCAGCCTCCCGGGCCCCATCAGAGCTGTTATCTAGAACGAGTCCGGTGGCCGGAACGGCATCGTCTGCAGCAGAAGAACATGATTTAGAATCTTTATCATCCATATCTACCTTAATATCTGTATTATCGTGCTCTACACTTACCATGTTCGGTTTAAGGAACTGTCTCGTGCTCTGGAATATTCTGTTAAAGTCCGGCGCCTTCAGCAGGGTTGCCGGCTTCGGGGCCATTACCGAGGCTCCCAACGTCTTAAAGAAAGCGTCCGTTTCCGGCTCCACGTTTATCGATTTGATTTTCTCTTCTAGCGAGCTAAACATGCCCTTCTGGATCAATTTGTCCAGTTCCATGGAGATTTCATCATTAGTTTTTTCTAAGGTTTCCTCTGTGAGGCTTTTCTCGAGACTGACGTAGGAACTCTCTGCTTTAGAGGTATTATTGTTTGAACTGGCAGGGAGTTTGGgaggtttatttttcttcttctttttggTCTTTTTTTCTTGATCCGCCTCTGGAGTAGTTTCTTTCGATGGACTATGTGCAGGTAGCTCAGGTTCTATCACTTCAGGAGTGGTTTTCTTTACTACTGTAGGCTTTAAGTCAGCAGGTGGAGTCTCTGGCTCATTGAAAATGTCagttatcataatttttttcagcaaAGGCTTCTGAGTGCCTCTCTTAGATCTCTTGGGAGGCTTCAATTCAGGCTGTACTTCAACCTCTCTCTTTTCATCGCTCACTTTAGAACTTTCCTCAATTTTGTCGATTATACTCTTCTCGATATCGCTCACCTCAGGGATAATTATATCGTCGACGCTATCAATTTTGACTTCCTCAGTAGCTTCAGCTATGTTAGTCAAAATCTTTTCAATTCTTTTCTCTTCATCTTTATTACTATCGTTTTCGGACGGGATTACGGGGACCACGACATCAATCAATTGATTTATATCAtaactttcaaataaatccCCATTTTCTTCAGGAGACTCACTCACTTCAATACCATCGACTTCTTCGACGCtcttatttttcttctttttcctgCTTGATACTGAAATCCACTGACTGTTACTTTTTGGCTTAGTGATCTTCAACTCTTCAGACACTTTTAGAGGAGAATCAGCACTTTCAACATTCTGCAGAGCAATATTTTTCCGATGTGAGTGCGAATAGCCATTGCTCTTATTGAAGCTGGCTCTGGTTGCCTCAGAAAAGGGCGATTTTTGGTAAGTTTGATAATTGGACACCTTCTTTGGACTCTCCTGTTgagatttccaaattttcttcTGAAACCTTTCTGGGTTTTCACTGATAGCATAGCCGTTTGTGTGTACAGGTTTTACCGCTGCAGAAAAGTTGGCAGTATTCTGCTGCTGATAATGTTGAACAATAGTTCTGGCAGGCGAATATCTAAAATGTTGAGGGCTGCTTTGCGCGCTTGGGAGGTTTGAGCCCTCACTGATAGGCTTAGGAGACGCATTTCCGCTACGAATTGGTGAATTTCTATATCTATTATAGTAATTTCTCTTAAAGTTCTGCTGTTTGGTATACCTTGGAGCATTCCTGAAAGGTTTGCTTTCATTTATAGCGGGTTTAACCACCTCTGTTTGTCTCTCCAGTTGCTTCACTGCCTCTAACTTGGACACCACAGTGGCTATGTCGATAACTTTGCTGTGCACTTGCACCTTGCTCTCCTCCACTATGGGAGTGTGTGAAGGTGTGACTGTACCTTCTCTTTCGAATTCTTGTCTCACGACTTCTTTCTGATCTACCGTTTCTTCGATTTTCGGTTCGCTCACTACCGGGGGGGGATAGTTTACAAAGCCTGGGGCAGCAGGGAACATCTTCTGGCCCAGGGGCTGGGGAATGAAGTTGATAGGGAAACCTGGAGGTATAAATGCTGGGTGGGGGGCTAATTGCCCTCCGAATTCTCCGATGGGGACCAGGGGGATTGGCATGAAGTTAGGGGGGAGCATTTTAAGATTTTGCTGAGGTGCCATGGGG
The Euwallacea fornicatus isolate EFF26 chromosome 12, ASM4011564v1, whole genome shotgun sequence genome window above contains:
- the LOC136342477 gene encoding uro-adherence factor A-like isoform X1, with protein sequence MGKRARKTRWRALDIADDHSDSEESNTNSSAVSSRYSRSNGYYSKYSSSQSTPARRRYNQYDGSTKSTRSSSTTSENKITFNEDEYTRITTPRQDVLFKKGYLNKPKTFHSQTSTGNSTISTENSTENGTPDHQSTDLDYESQFVFPNGFVDQNGIYYVNSYEPYPLMLFNPPTYYQEFMSNKAKRYSTGSLSESMSPNNEEATSQDLSQSGGEASNGTVSDYSGPPVFNMVYTGYYVNDVCTPPDLATGHHCPAEPVKKLKKRKERKSSKTIPGDSSEFTDENSDIECGDSVGNVAEIHSRNNVEVCRVEPPNSAPNQPNDVEIAERVSAETLKTANSCTTNPPEAPSGDDLKTDSVTQAQSNSDPKKHSVLKADAEEFVPRAYHPMAPQQNLKMLPPNFMPIPLVPIGEFGGQLAPHPAFIPPGFPINFIPQPLGQKMFPAAPGFVNYPPPVVSEPKIEETVDQKEVVRQEFEREGTVTPSHTPIVEESKVQVHSKVIDIATVVSKLEAVKQLERQTEVVKPAINESKPFRNAPRYTKQQNFKRNYYNRYRNSPIRSGNASPKPISEGSNLPSAQSSPQHFRYSPARTIVQHYQQQNTANFSAAVKPVHTNGYAISENPERFQKKIWKSQQESPKKVSNYQTYQKSPFSEATRASFNKSNGYSHSHRKNIALQNVESADSPLKVSEELKITKPKSNSQWISVSSRKKKKNKSVEEVDGIEVSESPEENGDLFESYDINQLIDVVVPVIPSENDSNKDEEKRIEKILTNIAEATEEVKIDSVDDIIIPEVSDIEKSIIDKIEESSKVSDEKREVEVQPELKPPKRSKRGTQKPLLKKIMITDIFNEPETPPADLKPTVVKKTTPEVIEPELPAHSPSKETTPEADQEKKTKKKKKNKPPKLPASSNNNTSKAESSYVSLEKSLTEETLEKTNDEISMELDKLIQKGMFSSLEEKIKSINVEPETDAFFKTLGASVMAPKPATLLKAPDFNRIFQSTRQFLKPNMVSVEHDNTDIKVDMDDKDSKSCSSAADDAVPATGLVLDNSSDGAREAAIRPQTPAEHEQSDTKLYPITEAVKEWMTKTREATPEVEILKSPLEIQKEFCDQLVSDSEDVEEEEITLFSSDNTKDENDLLEFWENDLSDVSKNCDLSKDINNYETNKVCADGKSCDKCRTDSIKEGDEEIEVYESKYGQNEAFFYLQKEVEVKPASHTGELPHRAACCSLQ
- the LOC136342477 gene encoding E3 ubiquitin-protein ligase RBBP6-like isoform X2: MGKRARKTRWRALDIADDHSDSEESNTNSSAVSSRYSRSNGYYSKYSSSQSTPARRRYNQYDGSTKSTRSSSTTSENKITFNEDEYTRITTPRQDVLFKKGYLNKPKTFHSQTSTGNSTISTENSTENGTPDHQSTDLDYESQFVFPNGFVDQNGIYYVNSYEPYPLMLFNPPTYYQEFMSNKAKRYSTGSLSESMSPNNEEATSQDLSQSGGEASNGTVSDYSGPPVFNMVYTGYYVNDVCTPPDLATGHHCPAEPVKKLKKRKERKSSKTIPGDSSEFTDENSDIECGDSVGNVAEIHSRNNVEVCRVEPPNSAPNQPNDVEIAERVSAETLKTANSCTTNPPEAPSGDDLKTDSVTQAQSNSDPKKHSVLKADAEEFVPRAYHPMAPQQNLKMLPPNFMPIPLVPIGEFGGQLAPHPAFIPPGFPINFIPQPLGQKMFPAAPGFVNYPPPVVSEPKIEETVDQKEVVRQEFEREGTVTPSHTPIVEESKVQVHSKVIDIATVVSKLEAVKQLERQTEVVKPAINESKPFRNAPRYTKQQNFKRNYYNRYRNSPIRSGNASPKPISEGSNLPSAQSSPQHFRYSPARTIVQHYQQQNTANFSAAVKPVHTNGYAISENPERFQKKIWKSQQESPKKVSNYQTYQKSPFSEATRASFNKSNGYSHSHRKNIALQNVESADSPLKVSEELKITKPKSNSQWISVSSRKKKKNKSVEEVDGIEVSESPEENGDLFESYDINQLIDVVVPVIPSENDSNKDEEKRIEKILTNIAEATEEVKIDSVDDIIIPEVSDIEKSIIDKIEESSKVSDEKREVEVQPELKPPKRSKRGTQKPLLKKIMITDIFNEPETPPADLKPTVVKKTTPEVIEPELPAHSPSKETTPEADQEKKTKKKKKNKPPKLPASSNNNTSKAESSYVSLEKSLTEETLEKTNDEISMELDKLIQKGMFSSLEEKIKSINVEPETDAFFKTLGASVMAPKPATLLKAPDFNRIFQSTRQFLKPNMTMPFRPPDSF